In Vitis vinifera cultivar Pinot Noir 40024 chromosome 11, ASM3070453v1, a genomic segment contains:
- the LOC100254293 gene encoding mitochondrial carrier protein CoAc2, whose amino-acid sequence MEKNREGGERGMLLDGLRDSMPVYVKELVAGGVAGGFAKTMVAPLERVKILFQTRKAEFQSIGLLGSFRKIAKTEGVLGFYRGNGASVARIVPYAALHYMAYEQYRRWIILNFPDIRRGPVLDLMAGSFAGGTAVLFTYPLDLVRTKLAYQVVGSTKLNIKGIVHAEQAYRGILDCFSKTYREAGVRGLYRGGAPALYGIFPYSGLKFYFYEEMKSHVPEKHKKDITVKLACGSVAGLLGQTLTYPLDVVRRQMQVQRLSASHIGDVKGTMETLVSIAQTQGWKQLFSGLSINYLKVVPSVAIGFTVYDIMKSWLQVPSRDDNLIEVVTNKRNSQPSSLHS is encoded by the exons ATGGAGAAGAACAGAGAAGGAGGAGAGAGGGGCATGCTGTTGGATGGGCTCAGAGATTCCATGCCGGTGTATGTAAAGGAGCTAGTTGCTGGGGGTGTCGCTGGTGGTTTTGCTAAGACCATGGTTGCTCCACTCGAGCGTGTCAAGATTTTGTTTCAG ACCAGAAAAGCAGAATTTCAAAGCATAGGGCTGTTGGGATCCTTTAGAAAGATTGCAAAAACAGAAGGGGTGCTGGGTTTTTACAG AGGGAATGGAGCAAGTGTTGCTCGAATTGTTCCTTATGCAGCACTGCATTATATGGCTTATGAGCAATACCGGCGATGGATCATACTCAATTTCCCTGACATTAGAAGAGGGCCAGTACTCGATCTCATGGCAGGATCATTTGCAGGAGGAACTGCTGTGCTTTTTACATACCCTCTTGATCTAGTTCGGACCAAATTGGCTTACCAG GTTGTTGGATCAACAAAGCTGAACATCAAAGGGATAGTCCATGCAGAACAGGCTTACAGAGGAATCCTTGATTGTTTCTCAAAGACCTACAGAGAAGCCGGTGTAAGAGGGCTCTATCGCGGTGGGG CTCCAGCACTCTATGGCATCTTCCCATATTCTGGTTTGAAGTTCTACTTCTACGAGGAGATGAAAAGCCATGTGCCTGAGAAACACAAGAAAGACATAACAGTGAAACTAGCATGCGGCTCCGTCGCAGGCTTACTGGGTCAGACATTAACTTACCCTCTTGATGTTGTTAGGCGGCAAATGCAG GTCCAACGGCTGTCAGCATCACACATTGGAGATGTGAAAGGAACAATGGAAACCCTTGTTTCAATAGCTCAAACACAAGGATGGAAGCAGCTATTTTCAGGGCTGAGCATCAACTACTTGAAG GTTGTACCATCAGTGGCAATTGGGTTTACAGTCTATGATATAATGAAATCATGGCTGCAAGTTCCATCGCGAGATGACAATCTAATAGAAGTGGTGACAAACAAGAGGAATAGCCAACCATCATCCCTGCACTCGTGA